Proteins from a single region of Mycoplasma leachii PG50:
- a CDS encoding adenine phosphoribosyltransferase yields MNLKEFVVDVKDFPQKGIVFKDITPLLNNKDAFKNAIDTIAEFVKQLDVDVIVAPEARGFLLASAVAYATNKRFVLVRKPNKLPREVYDVEYSLEYGTNHQQLHKEDLKPNDKVVVIDDVLATGGTMQAIIDLVKLSKAQVVGMSFLIDLTFLHKEDLFSEYQVQKLIKY; encoded by the coding sequence ATGAATTTAAAAGAATTTGTAGTTGATGTCAAAGATTTTCCTCAAAAAGGAATTGTTTTTAAAGATATAACACCATTATTAAATAATAAAGATGCATTTAAAAATGCAATTGATACAATTGCAGAATTTGTTAAGCAACTTGATGTTGATGTAATTGTTGCTCCTGAAGCTAGAGGATTTTTATTAGCATCTGCTGTTGCTTATGCTACTAATAAAAGATTTGTTTTAGTAAGAAAACCAAATAAACTACCAAGAGAAGTTTATGATGTTGAATATAGCTTAGAATATGGTACTAATCATCAACAACTTCATAAAGAAGATTTAAAACCAAATGATAAAGTAGTTGTAATTGATGATGTTTTAGCAACTGGTGGAACTATGCAAGCTATTATTGATTTAGTTAAACTAAGTAAAGCACAAGTTGTTGGAATGTCATTTCTAATTGATTTAACTTTCTTACACAAAGAAGATTTATTTAGCGAATATCAAGTACAAAAACTAATAAAATATTAA